From Acidobacteriota bacterium, one genomic window encodes:
- a CDS encoding flavin reductase family protein: MISRDLDGASRKDVYRILSSLVIPRPIAWILTQGREGTSNLAPFSSFMGIFNPPALAVAFGRKSDGSLKDTHRNLRDTGEAVVHLADGTLLEALHATGEELPYGVSEAVRLGLETLPSDRVRPPRLAAAPVALECRLRQELVLDARCDLVLLDVLRAHAAERIWNAELDCADGGMWDP; the protein is encoded by the coding sequence ATGATCTCGCGGGACCTCGATGGGGCGTCGCGCAAGGACGTGTACAGGATCCTCTCGAGCCTGGTGATCCCGAGGCCCATCGCCTGGATCCTCACCCAGGGCCGGGAGGGGACCTCGAATCTGGCTCCCTTCTCGAGCTTCATGGGGATCTTCAACCCGCCGGCCCTGGCGGTCGCCTTCGGCCGGAAGAGCGACGGCTCGCTGAAGGACACGCACCGAAATCTGCGTGACACGGGGGAGGCGGTGGTTCACCTGGCCGACGGGACCCTGCTCGAAGCCCTGCACGCCACGGGCGAGGAGCTGCCCTACGGGGTAAGCGAGGCGGTCCGCCTCGGCCTGGAAACGCTGCCGTCGGACCGCGTACGGCCGCCGAGGCTGGCGGCGGCGCCGGTGGCCCTGGAATGCCGCCTCCGCCAGGAATTGGTTCTGGACGCCCGGTGCGATCTCGTGCTCCTCGACGTTCTTCGCGCGCACGCCGCCGAGCGGATCTGGAACGCGGAACTCGACTGCGCCGACGGCGGAATGTGGGACCCC
- the glmS gene encoding glutamine--fructose-6-phosphate transaminase (isomerizing), translating into MCGIFGIVTEQEQELGQILRDAGRRLSYRGYDSVGFAVLPDAGPVDLRKDVGKVDEVADRYRVGDMRGRRGMVQLRWATFGAPSQVNAQPHLDSDGSMVGAHNGNVVNNVELRARFLAEGLTVRSTNDGESCVHAVERHLRQGLSMVDAIRGAYADLHGDYAFLVGRRGEDRLWALKKGSGLVAGLGEGFTCAGSDLPCLLPLTRRVVRVQDGEILELSADRVRIFQVEDGVEVDRLPEEVTESMEAAEKGGFPHFMLKEIHEQPKVAADLIHLLADSPHVKPFARRVKAARNLYLVGCGTSYHACLLGAVYLARLAGRPAIPVLAPQFLPQYASTVGPEDVVLCVSQSGETKDVLNAMEAARLGGAQILGLVNVLGSTLMNVSDRYLPLACGYEISVPATKTFVNTVIAFLCVALVAGGHDTAPLAELPALLERTLEQTDPLILEAAERLRDKDDLYCLGYGLTYAIALEGALKLKEITYAHCEGMLSTEFKHGPLSAVREGFPVLFVAGPEDVPLMVSGVNECACRGAETLAVAEPDERLKANVRHFLPLPVSGPLFAPILSVLPLQVLAYRISVARGVDPDFPRNLSKTLTVD; encoded by the coding sequence ATGTGCGGCATTTTCGGAATCGTGACGGAGCAGGAGCAAGAACTGGGTCAGATTCTGAGGGACGCGGGCCGGAGGCTGTCCTATCGGGGCTACGATTCGGTGGGCTTCGCGGTGCTTCCCGACGCAGGTCCCGTGGACCTGCGCAAGGACGTCGGGAAGGTGGACGAGGTGGCCGACCGGTACCGCGTCGGGGACATGCGGGGCCGGAGGGGGATGGTCCAGCTCCGGTGGGCCACCTTCGGAGCGCCCTCGCAGGTCAACGCCCAGCCTCATCTGGACTCGGACGGCTCCATGGTGGGCGCCCACAACGGCAACGTCGTGAACAACGTGGAGCTTCGGGCGCGTTTCCTCGCCGAGGGCCTCACCGTGCGCTCCACCAACGACGGGGAATCCTGCGTCCACGCCGTGGAGCGCCACCTCAGGCAGGGGCTGTCCATGGTGGACGCGATCCGCGGCGCTTACGCCGATCTGCACGGCGATTACGCCTTCCTCGTGGGGCGCCGGGGGGAAGACCGTCTCTGGGCCCTCAAGAAGGGGTCGGGACTGGTGGCGGGGCTCGGAGAGGGTTTCACGTGCGCGGGCTCCGACCTTCCGTGCCTTCTCCCGCTCACGCGGCGCGTGGTCCGCGTCCAGGACGGGGAGATCCTGGAACTCTCGGCCGATCGGGTCCGGATCTTCCAGGTGGAAGATGGGGTGGAGGTGGACCGCCTCCCGGAAGAGGTCACCGAGTCCATGGAGGCCGCCGAGAAGGGCGGGTTTCCGCACTTCATGCTCAAGGAGATCCACGAGCAGCCCAAGGTGGCGGCCGACCTGATCCATCTCCTGGCCGATTCTCCCCACGTGAAGCCCTTCGCGCGCCGGGTGAAGGCCGCGAGGAACCTGTACCTGGTGGGATGCGGGACGAGCTACCACGCGTGCCTGCTGGGGGCCGTGTATCTCGCGCGCCTCGCGGGGCGGCCGGCCATCCCCGTGCTGGCGCCCCAGTTCCTTCCCCAGTACGCCTCCACCGTCGGTCCGGAGGACGTGGTCCTGTGCGTCAGCCAGAGCGGGGAAACCAAGGACGTCCTGAACGCCATGGAGGCGGCCCGCCTCGGGGGAGCGCAGATCCTCGGGCTCGTCAACGTCCTCGGCTCCACCCTCATGAACGTGAGCGACCGCTACCTCCCCCTGGCGTGCGGGTACGAGATCAGCGTGCCGGCCACCAAGACCTTCGTGAACACCGTCATCGCCTTCCTCTGCGTGGCGCTGGTCGCCGGGGGCCACGACACGGCTCCCCTCGCAGAACTCCCCGCGCTGCTGGAGCGGACGCTGGAGCAGACGGACCCGCTCATCCTGGAGGCCGCGGAGCGGCTCCGCGACAAGGACGACCTGTACTGCCTCGGCTACGGCCTGACCTACGCCATCGCCCTCGAAGGGGCCCTGAAGCTCAAGGAGATCACCTACGCCCACTGCGAGGGAATGCTCTCGACGGAATTCAAGCACGGCCCCCTGTCGGCGGTGCGGGAGGGCTTTCCGGTGCTCTTCGTGGCGGGGCCCGAGGACGTGCCCCTCATGGTCAGCGGGGTGAACGAATGTGCCTGCCGCGGGGCGGAGACCCTGGCCGTGGCCGAACCCGACGAGCGCCTCAAGGCGAACGTCCGCCACTTCCTCCCCCTGCCGGTTTCCGGGCCCCTCTTCGCGCCCATCCTGTCCGTGCTCCCCCTGCAGGTCCTGGCCTATCGGATCAGCGTGGCCCGCGGGGTGGACCCCGACTTTCCGAGGAACCTCAGCAAGACCTTGACGGTGGATTGA